One region of Poecile atricapillus isolate bPoeAtr1 chromosome 8, bPoeAtr1.hap1, whole genome shotgun sequence genomic DNA includes:
- the ECT2 gene encoding protein ECT2, giving the protein MADNSTLVSETGRSLLADSSVLDSKIIETSKENVFRAAVLDVEAEEMPQIETRLVLVQEAGKREELLKALETIKIMEVPVIKIKESSPDKSEEKLIKSIIHMEIKMPYIKTDTIEELGDSDCPEFETIFVVSDFQAPIFSNLCKADCRVIGPPVVLHCAQKGEPLPFSCRPLYCASMLNLVLCFTGFRKKDELVKLVTLVHHMGGIIRRDFSSKVTHLVANSTHGDKFRIAVSLGIPIVKAEWIYKAWEKRNEIDFCAADDDFRNQFKVPPFQDCMLSFLGFSDDEKANMEEMTEMQGGHYLPVGDERCTHLVVEESTVKDLPFEPLKKLYVVKQEWFWGSIQMDARAGESMYLFEKSESPDFKKSVSLLSLSTPNSNRKRRRLKETLAQLTRETDMSPFPPRKRPSAEHSLSIGSLLDISNTPESSTASGETPKSCARPSKNSTPLPVKQSARWQVAKELYQTESNYVDILTTIIQLFQVPLEKEGQLGGPILAQEEIKTIFGSIPDILDVHIKIKEDLEDLMINWTESKSIGDIILKYSKDLLKTYPPFVNFFEMSKETITRCEKQKPRFHAFLKINQAKPECGRQSLAELLIRPVQRLPSVALLLNDIKKHTAEENPDKVTLERAIESLKEVMTHINEDKRKTEAQRQFFDVVYEVDGCPANLLSSHRSLVQRLETVALGDDLCDRGEQVTLFLFNDCLEIARKRHKVIGAFKSPHGHTRPPASLKHVVLMPLSQIKKVLDIRETEDCQKAFALVVRPPTELNNKLLSFQMTTEDPRKEDWLKTLCRHVANTICKADAENLIYVADPDSVEVNTKDMDSTLSRASRAIKKTSKKVTRAFSFSKTPKRALRRALMSHSATEGRSPSAANEAYIGSRLTSTSSLAIARSSSTYSLSGSVKCAVNVHCSSSVDLSSQNSKPRPVLCPGSPNTHLSNAIEAEASSNLEGLNGHALDRSCSFPVTAATCANAGDDNQRGAGKF; this is encoded by the exons ATGGCTGACAACAGTACTCTGGTGTCTGAAACTGGGAGAAGCCTCTTGGCTGATTCTTCTGTTCTGGATTCAAAAATTATAGAAACCTCCAAAGAGAATGTGTTCCGTGCAGCTGTTCTGGATGTTGAAG CAGAAGAAATGCCTCAAATAGAAACAAGATTGGTTTTGGTTCAGGAAGCAGGGAAACGTGAGGAGCTTCTGAAAGCCTTGGAG ACCATTAAGATAATGGAAGTACCTGTTATAAAGATAAAGGAAAGTAGTCCTGataaatcagaagaaaaactaataaaaagTATTATTCATATG gaaattaaaatgcCCTACATAAAGACAGACACGATCGAAGAGCTTGGAGATTCTGATTGCCCAGAATTTGAGACGATCTTCGTTGTGTCAGACTTCCAAGCTCCCATCTTTAGCAACCTCTGCAAGGCAGATTGCCGAGTCATCGGGCCACCAGTCGTGCTGCACTGTGCACAGAAGGGAGAG CCTTTACCTTTCTCCTGCCGTCCACTGTACTGCGCAAGTATGTTGAACTTGGTACTGTGCTTTACAGGATTCAGAAAGAAAGATGAATTA gTTAAGCTTGTGACCTTGGTTCATCATATGGGTGGAATTATTCGAAGGGACTTTAGCTCGAAAGTTACTCATCTGGTGGCAAACTCAACACATGGAGACAAATTCAGA ATTGCTGTAAGTCTTGGTATTCCTATCGTGAAAGCTGAGTGGATTTATAAGGCGTGGGAGAAAAGGAATGAAAT TGATTTTTGTGCAGCTGATGATGACTTCAGAAACCAGTTCAAGGTTCCTCCCTTTCAGGATTGCATGTTAAGTTTCCTGGGATTCTCTGATGATGAGAAAGCTAACATGGAAGAAATGACAGAAATGCAAG gAGGACATTATCTGCCAGTTGGTGATGAAAGGTGTACACACTTGGTGGTTGAAGAAAGTACCGTAAAAGATCTTCCATTTGaacctttaaaaaaactttATGTTGTAAAGCAAGAG tGGTTTTGGGGAAGCATTCAAATGGATGCCAGAGCTGGAGAATCCATGTATTTGTTTGAGAAG TCAGAGAGTCCTGACTTCAAGAAGTCGGTGTCGCTGCTCTCCCTGAGCACTCCCAACAGCAACCGCAAACGGCGCCGCTTGAAAGAGACTCTGGCCCAGCTGACCAGGGAAACAGACATGTCCCCATTCCCTCCTCGGAAACGCCCCTCAGCTGAACATTCCCTCTCTATTGGCTCCTTGCTGGATATTTCCAACACTCCTGAGTCAAGCACTGCCAGTGGAG AAACACCAAAATCCTGTGCAAGACCTTCCAAAAACTCAACTCCTCTTCCTGTCAAGCAGTCTGCAAGATGGCAGGTTGCGAAGGAATTGTATCAGACAGAAAGTAACTATGTTGATATTCTGACAACAATTATTCAG TTATTTCAAGTTCCATTGGAGAAGGAAGGACAACTTGGGGGACCAATCCTTGCACAGGAAGAGATCAAGACCATATTTGGCAGCATTCCAGATATTCTTGATGTGCACATTAAAATCAAG GAAGACCTGGAAGATCTTATGATAAATTGGACTGAAAGCAAAAGTATTGGTGATATCATTCTCAAATAT TCAAAAGACTTGTTGAAAACATACCCTCCGTTTGTGAATTTCTTTGAAATGAGTAAGGAGACAATTACAAGATGTGAAAAGCAGAAACCAAGGTTTCATGCCTTTCTAAAG aTAAATCAAGCTAAGCCTGAATGTGGCCGCCAAAGCCTTGCTGAGCTCCTCATCCGTCCTGTTCAAAGGCTGCCCAGTGTTGCCCTACTACTAAATG atATTAAGAAACATACAGCAGAAGAGAACCCAGATAAAGTAACTCTAGAGAGAGCTATTGAATCATTAAAGGAGGTGATGAC ACACATTAAtgaagacaaaaggaaaacagaggcACAAAGGCAGTTCTTTGATGTCGTCTATGAGGTGGATGGATGTCCA GCCAATCTCCTGTCCTCTCACCGCAGCTTGGTTCAGCGTCTGGAAACTGTAGCCCTTGGTGATGACCTCTGTGACAGGGGAGAGCAGGTCACACTCTTTCTGTTCAATGATTGCTTAGAG ATTGCGAGGAAGCGGCATAAAGTTATTGGAGCTTTCAAGAGTCCCCATGGCCACACAAGGCCCCCTGCATCTCTCAAGCATGTTGTTCTCATGCCTCTCTCCCAGATCAAGAAAGTCTTGGACATCAGGGAGACAGAAG ATTGCCAGAAAGCTTTTGCCTTAGTTGTGAGGCCACCTACAGAACTGAACAACAAGCTGCTCAGTTTCCAGATGACAACTGAAGACCCTCGCAAGGAGGACTGGCTGAAGACATTGTGTCGGCACGTGGCCAACACCATTTGTAAAGCAGATGCA GAAAATCTCATTTATGTTGCTGATCCTGATTCAGTTGAAGTAAATACTAAAGATATGGACAGTACTTTAAGCAGAGCATCCAGGGCAATAAAGAAAACATCTAAAAAG GTCACGAGAGCCTTTTCGTTCTCCAAGACACCCAAGCGAGCTCTCCGCAGGGCCCTGATGTCTCACAGCGCCACGGAGGGGCGGAGCCCCAGCGCCGCTAACGAGGCTTACATCGGCAGCCGCCTGACGAGCACCTCGTCCCTAGCG ATTGCTCGTTCCTCTTCCACCTACAGCCTAAGTGGATCTGTCAAATGTGCTGTTAATGTCCATTGCTCCAGTTCTGTTGACTTGAGCTCTCAAAATTCCAAGCCTCGacctgtgctgtgtcctggctcTCCAAATACTCATCTTTCAAATGCTATAGAAGCAGAAGCCTCTTCCAACTTGGAAGGCTTAAATGGTCATGCCTTGGACAGATCATGTTCTTTCCCTGTTACTGCTGCCACTTGTGCCAATGCTGGAGATGATAACCAGCGTGGTGCTGGGAAATTCTGA